CGCAATGCTGCGGATCGCATGCGACCACACGTATGCGAACCCTTATAGCCGCGCGGCCGTCGTGGGTGACTCCGGTCGTGGTTCTGCTGGTCGAGCGGGGTGATCTGGCCGGCGCGATGGGCGTATGGCGGTGTGCTTGCCGAAAATGTCATCCGCGCAGGTCAGAGAGCATGGTGGTACTTGTTGAGGGTGTCGCCAGACCGCCGTCGTCGGCGGAGGTGCTGTTGGACCGGTCGGACGGCGGGTGGGGGAACAGTTGATTCTGGGCAACATCGCGTGACTGGTCCCAGTGTGCACGAGGTCGAGGTGCTCCACCGGGAACGCTGGCGCTCGGCGGGGGAACACCCCCGCGTGCGCGGGGTCGAGGCAGATGGCAGCCGTGCCCATGGGCGCTTCGAGGTCTTGAGCTCCGCACGCCTTCCACCTGCGTGGACGAAGTTACCGGCAGGCACGAGGCGTAAGGCAAGCCGGAGCAGCACGGTCGGCCATCATGCCGCGTCAGCCGAGGGAACTGCTGAGCTGTGGCCGCACCCGGAAGTTCTTCGACCCCTCATGCTGTGCATAGCTTCAATCTGCATGGATGGAGTTGTCGGCAGGCACAGAGGCGGTGACGGCGATCTGCTGCAGCAGCCGCTGGGCCTCCCTCATCCGTCGACTACGGACCGGAGCCGCTCGTCTTGCAGTCCCGTTCCCGGTGCCGGACACCGCAACCGCGCACTGCGACTGATGGCCGCCGGTCCCGACCGTGCCTGGCGACCCCGCGAACTGGCCAACGCCTCGGGAATCCACGGCACGAAGAGCTTCGGCACGCAGATGCCCACGTGGCCGGCCGAAGGATTCCTCCGCGAAATCCGTCGCGGCACCTACGCCCTCGCCGACGTCTGGCAACCACGCGCGGAGGACTTGACGGCCCCGTCATCCCTCGACTGCGCGGCCTTGGGGCAAGTCCCTCGAGTCGCCGCGACGCGGTCCGCGATGTGGTCGATGACCACGTTGACCGCGCGGCGGTACGGGGTGGCGTCTTGCTGCACCTGGGACAGGAGCATGCCGCCCTGGATCGCGGCCAGCAGCGCGACCGCGAGCGCCGAAACGTCCTCGTCGGCTCCGAGGTCGCCGCGCTCGCGCATGCGAGTGAGCCCGGATTCGATCGCCGCCTGCCACGCGGCGAATCCCGTAGCCAGGCCGAGGCGAGCCGAGGGGTCGATGTCCGACAGCTCGCTCGCGAGCGAGCCGATCTCACACCCTCCGGCGCAGCGCACCGCGTCCAGGCGGACGGCGGCGCGTTCGCACCACT
This portion of the Saccharothrix syringae genome encodes:
- a CDS encoding TetR/AcrR family transcriptional regulator, which produces MPTRGAEAQVKAASTEGGRRTRDRILRAAAELMFKQGVAGTSIPDVQRRAQVSASQIYHYFGDKKGLTAAVIEYQNTVKLEQQRPLLDHLDSIEALREWCERAAVRLDAVRCAGGCEIGSLASELSDIDPSARLGLATGFAAWQAAIESGLTRMRERGDLGADEDVSALAVALLAAIQGGMLLSQVQQDATPYRRAVNVVIDHIADRVAATRGTCPKAAQSRDDGAVKSSARGCQTSARA